The proteins below are encoded in one region of Nitrospirota bacterium:
- the larB gene encoding nickel pincer cofactor biosynthesis protein LarB: MNQKSLERLLTKVQAGTLPVATALDQLRTLPYEDLGFASLDHHRSIRQGFPEVIFCEGKTTAQIRAIAKALLKHHRPLLATRATRQVATLIKRLDKRAVYHDEARIVSIRDPKQRLQGHVLVITAGTSDIPVAEEARVTAEVMGSKVETLYDVGVAGIHRLLERQGRLMQARVVVVVAGMDGVLPSVVGGLAPCPVVAVPTSRGYGASFGGLAALLTMLNSCAAGVGVMNIDNGFGAGCLAHRINLLGEPTAVSPQRSAKPKSSKNVRAES, from the coding sequence GAACCAGAAGTCGCTTGAACGACTGTTGACCAAGGTGCAAGCCGGCACTCTGCCAGTGGCAACGGCGCTCGATCAGCTCCGCACCTTGCCCTATGAAGATCTGGGATTCGCGTCGCTGGATCACCATCGGTCGATACGGCAGGGATTCCCCGAAGTCATTTTCTGCGAGGGGAAGACGACGGCTCAGATTCGCGCCATTGCCAAGGCCCTGTTGAAACATCATCGTCCCCTCTTGGCCACGCGCGCGACTCGCCAGGTGGCGACATTGATCAAACGGCTGGATAAGCGAGCGGTCTATCATGACGAGGCTCGCATCGTGTCGATTCGCGACCCCAAGCAGCGGCTCCAGGGCCATGTCCTGGTGATTACAGCCGGCACGTCGGACATTCCTGTCGCGGAAGAAGCGAGAGTGACGGCGGAGGTGATGGGGAGCAAGGTTGAAACGCTCTATGACGTGGGGGTGGCAGGGATTCATCGGCTGCTGGAGCGTCAGGGCCGGTTGATGCAGGCCCGGGTCGTCGTGGTGGTGGCAGGGATGGATGGAGTCTTGCCCAGCGTGGTCGGAGGATTGGCGCCCTGCCCGGTCGTGGCTGTGCCGACGAGCCGAGGCTATGGCGCGAGTTTCGGCGGACTTGCGGCTCTATTGACGATGTTGAATTCCTGCGCGGCGGGAGTCGGAGTGATGAATATCGATAATGGATTCGGGGCAGGCTGTCTGGCGCACCGGATCAACCTATTGGGAGAGCCGACAGCTGTCAGCCCTCAGCGATCAGCAAAGCCGAAGAGCAGCAAGAATGTGAGAGCTGAGAGCTGA